A single Lolium perenne isolate Kyuss_39 chromosome 6, Kyuss_2.0, whole genome shotgun sequence DNA region contains:
- the LOC127307420 gene encoding uncharacterized protein: protein MYPLALLRATTTASRNIPPLGLPLPRDAPGRAPLWPAAMVRLGSCSRVAARCPVGAALATVTASRNFPPPRLYPAARSPCQSSSVAGGDGEARFLLRCSDRRRGAAAPRRSSSPGSGSRTQRLVRFLVCLTVGGLYLGGVALNDALDSPLYVPMSFLGKGPTPPSVHCRRVPGRRSLCIGRVRRRRAVSPRSSRMTNVFTMADNAAAVWAAKFCVPMTVVHAAIDALQLKIALFWVRSLLWATPTLHSSLRPVETERGWADRVCSGQSIEECPCAVRSSLAHANSWCSAAERPDWIGDAQIGGCARRPSGCLAIVIPASSGVCTSWLFEEVLVAVPERYARRHRRARYHGGCHPKISSAILRVDSITGKASIRHYKQEPSCRERQRRAT from the coding sequence ATGTACCCCTTGGCGCTGCTCCGGGCGACGACAACTGCGAGCAGGAATATCCCCCCGCTAGGGCTTCCCCTGCCACGAGATGCCCCTGGCAGAGCTCCTCTGTGGCCGGCGGCCATGGTGAGGCTCGGCTCCTGCTCCCGTGTAGCGGCCCGCTGCCCCGTCGGTGCTGCTCTAGCCACGGTGACCGCGAGCAGGAATTTCCCCCCGCCCAGGCTCTACCCTGCCGCGAGATCCCCCTGTCAGAGCTCCTCCGTGGCCGGTGGCGATGGTGAGGCTCGATTCCTCCTCCGGTGTAGCGACCGTCGACGAGGTGCTGCAGCTCCCCGACGCAGTTCCTCACCTGGAAGCGGTTCTCGGACCCAAAGGCTGGTGCGCTTCTTGGTTTGCTTGACTGTGGGTGGTCTGTATCTTGGAGGAGTGGCTCTCAACGACGCCCTTGATTCGCCGCTTTATGTCCCCATGAGCTTTTTGGGTAAAGGTCCCACGCCTCCGTCGGTTCATTGTCGCCGCGTGCCCGGCCGGAGGTCCCTGTGTATTGGCCGAGTTCGGCGGCGGCGAGCCGTGTCGCCGCGATCGAGCCGCATGACGAATGTGTTTACCATGGCGGATAATGCAGCGGCAGTGTGGGCGGCTAAGTTTTGCGTGCCTATGACAGTCGTGCATGCCGCCATCGACGCGCTACAGCTGAAGATCGCTCTGTTCTGGGTGCGGTCTTTGCTCTGGGCCACGCCAACCCTGCACAGCTCTCTACGACCGGTGGAGACGGAGCGGGGCTGGGCCGACAGGGTTTGCAGCGGCCAATCCATTGAGGAGTGTCCTTGTGCGGTGCGGTCCAGTCTTGCCCACGCCAACTCCTGGTGCTCGGCGGCCGAGCGGCCAGATTGGATTGGAGATGCGCAGATTGGGGGCTGTGCTCGGCGGCCGAGCGGTTGCCTCGCCATCGTGATTCCCGCATCCTCTGGCGTATGCACGTCTTGGCTCTTCGAAGAGGTACTGGTCGCCGTGCCAGAGCGCTACGCACGGCGTCACCGACGAGCTCGCTATCATGGAGGGTGCCATCCGAAGATCTCCAGCGCCATCCTCCGCGTCGACTCGATTACAGGCAAGGCGTCCATCCGCCACTACAAGCAGGAACCGTCCTGTAGAGAGAGGCAGCGGCGGGCGACCTAG
- the LOC127307421 gene encoding uncharacterized protein: protein MEAMQTNTVDIVDRMKEIAQVMKTPDDVPHYHGVPPTAGHGGACNVPKPRAWNSVDQRKWTCVEQLYCKTKYICLVETTMAVILVTFRPCNISRPVNSEALTRQIWLLEKS, encoded by the exons ATGGAGGCGATGCAGACGAATACAGTTGACATTGTCGACAGGATGAAGGAGATCGCCCAGGTGATGAAAACCCCTGATGATGTGCCGCACTATCATGGTGTGCCTCCAACAGCAG GCCACGGCGGGGCTTGCAACGTGCCCAAGCCCAGGGCGTGGAACTCCGTGGATCAGAGAAAATGGACCTG CGTGGAGCAACTATATTGCAAGACAAAATATATATGTTTGGTGGAAACCACAATGGCCGTCATCTTAGTGACCTTCAG GCCTTGTAACATTAGCAGGCCAGTGAACTCTGAGGCGTTGACAAGGCAGATCTGGCTCTTGGAAAAAAGCTAA
- the LOC127310356 gene encoding uncharacterized protein, with product MTGLRRLKSPAPAPATPLEDDNLLSEILLRLLPLPSSLPRASLVCNRWLGLVSDAGFVRRFRSHHHRNPPLLGLMFDDASRISFIPTLESPNRIPSGRFSFQFDDGDQCCIMGCRHGLVLVFNSTRLQVQVWDPVTGDHHRLAVPRELGNKGNMLIMNGAVLRAAGSVHTGHNSSPFKVVLVGQYTQHTRAFACVYSYETASWGNLISTFLPSKDIHVIPMSIPSLISMTTPSVLVGNSL from the coding sequence ATGACCGGCCTCCGCCGCCTCAAATCGCCGGCACCGGCACCAGCGACCCCGCTGGAGGACGACAACCTACTCTCCGAGATCCTCCTGCGCCTCCTCCCGCTTCCTTCCTCCCTCCCTCGCGCCTCCCTCGTATGCAACCGCTGGCTCGGCCTCGTCTCTGACGCTGGTTTCGTACGCCGCTTCCGCTCCCACCACCACCGCAATCCCCCTCTCCTTGGTCTCATGTTCGACGATGCGAGCAGAATCTCCTTCATACCCACCCTGGAGAGCCCCAACCGTATCCCGAGCGGGCGCTTCTCCTTCCAGTTCGACGACGGCGACCAGTGCTGTATCATGGGCTGCCGCCATGGGCTGGTACTTGTCTTCAATTCGACGCGGCTCCAGGTCCAGGTGTGGGATCCCGTAACCGGTGACCACCACCGCCTAGCTGTTCCCAGGGAGTTGGGCAACAAAGGGAACATGCTCATCATGAATGGGGCGGTGCTTCGCGCTGCCGGATCTGTCCACACTGGTCACAATTCGAGCCCTTTCAAGGTGGTCTTGGTAGGCCAATACACACAACATACAAGAGCGTTCGCTTGTGTTTACTCATATGAGACAGCCTCATGGGGCAATCTCATCTCAACATTTCTTCCATCCAAGGATATTCATGTGATTCCAATGAGCATTCCTAGTTTAATTTCAATGACCACTCCCAGTGTCCTGGTTGGGAATtccctttag